The Procambarus clarkii isolate CNS0578487 chromosome 57, FALCON_Pclarkii_2.0, whole genome shotgun sequence genome has a segment encoding these proteins:
- the LOC123745091 gene encoding serine-aspartate repeat-containing protein I-like, with translation MDIRRCLPLGDSLIAGRLMRAPQDAPQDAPHDTLQDAPQDAQKDAPQDAPQDAPQDAPQDAPEDAPEDAPQDAPQDAPHDTLQDAPQDAQKDAPQDAPQDAPQDAPQDAPEDAPEDAPQDAPQDAPQDAPQDAPEDAPQDAPQVALEDAPQDAPEDAPQDAPQEPPQDAPQDAQKDAPQDAPKYVALDVPQDAPQDALQDAPQVVPEDSPQDAPQDAPQDAPQDAPQDAPQDAPQDAPQDAPQDAPQDAPQDAPQDAPQDAPQDAPQDAPQDAPKEVPQDAPQDAPQDAPQDAPKEVPQDAPQEPPQDAPQDAPQDAPQEPPQDAPQEPPQDAPQDAQKDVALDVPQDVPKYVALDVPQDAPQDALQDAPQVVPEDSPQDAPQDAPQDAPQDAPQDAPQDAPQDAPQDAPQDAPQDAPQDAPQDAPQDAPQDAPQDALQDAPQVVPEDSPQDAPQDAPQDAPQDAPQDAPQDAPQDAPQDAPQDAPQDAPQDAPQDAPQDAPQDAPQDAPQDAPQDAPQDAPQDAPQDAPQDAPKNAPEDAGYAQPIRPRFHPECRRHRAVAT, from the exons ATggatatccgtcgttgtctcccactaggtgattctctaattgctggtagattgatgag AGCACCACAGGATGCACCACAGGATGCACCACATGATACACTACAGGATGCACCACAGGATGCACAAAAGGATGCACCACAGGATGCACCTCAGGATGCACCACAGGATGCACCACAGGATGCTCCAGAGGATGCACCAGAAGATGCACCACAGGATGCACCACAGGATGCACCACATGATACACTACAGGATGCACCACAGGATGCACAAAAGGATGCACCACAGGATGCACCTCAGGATGCACCACAGGATGCACCACAGGATGCTCCAGAGGATGCACCAGAAGATGCACCACAGGATGCACCACAGGATGCACCACAGGATGCACCACAGGATGCTCCAGAGGATGCACCACAGGATGCACCACAGGTTGCACTAGAGGATGCACCACAGGATGCACCAGAGGATGCACCACAGGATGCACCACAGGAACCACCACAGGATGCACCACAGGATGCACAAAAGGATGCACCACAGGATGCACCAAAATATGTAGCACTGGATGTACCACAGGATGCACCACAGGATGCACTACAGGATGCACCACAGGTTGTACCAGAGGATTCACCACAGGATGCACCACAAGATGCACCACAGGATGCACCACAGGATGCACCACAGGATGCACCACAGGATGCACCACAGGACGCACCACAGGATGCACCACAGGATGCACCACAGGACGCACCACAGGATGCACCACAAGATGCACCACAGGATGCACCACAGGATGCACCACAGGATGCACCACAGGATGCTCCAAAGGAAGTACCACAGGATGCACCACAGGATGCACCACAGGATGCACCACAGGATGCTCCAAAGGAAGTACCACAGGATGCACCACAGGAACCACCACAGGATGCACCACAGGATGCACCACAGGATGCACCACAGGAACCACCACAGGATGCACCACAGGAACCACCACAGGATGCACCACAGGATGCACAAAAGGATGTAGCACTGGATGTACCACAGGATGTACCAAAATATGTAGCACTGGATGTACCACAGGATGCACCACAGGATGCACTACAGGATGCACCACAGGTTGTACCAGAGGATTCACCACAGGATGCACCACAAGATGCACCACAGGATGCACCACAGGATGCACCACAGGATGCACCACAGGATGCACCACAGGACGCACCACAGGACGCACCACAAGATGCACCACAGGATGCACCACAGGATGCACCACAGGATGCACCACAGGATGCACCACAGGATGCACCACAGGATGCACTACAGGATGCACCACAGGTTGTACCAGAGGATTCACCACAGGATGCACCACAAGATGCACCACAGGATGCACCACAGGATGCACCACAGGATGCACCACAGGATGCACCACAGGATGCACCACAAGATGCACCACAGGATGCACCACAGGATGCACCACAGGATGCACCACAAGATGCACCACAGGATGCACCACAGGATGCACCACAGGATGCACCACAGGATGCACCACAAGATGCACCACAGGATGCACCACAGGATGCACCACAGGATGCACCACAGGATGCACCAAAGAATGCACCAGAGGAcgcgggatacgcccagcctattagacctcgtt